A window of Melospiza melodia melodia isolate bMelMel2 chromosome Z, bMelMel2.pri, whole genome shotgun sequence contains these coding sequences:
- the GADD45G gene encoding growth arrest and DNA damage-inducible protein GADD45 gamma — translation MTLEEIHGQQPMPAGHDWMQGAGTALHELLVSAQRRGCLTAGVYESAKLMNVDPDNVAFCVLAADQEDEGDIALQIHFTLIQAFCCENDIDIVRVNDVAKLAAIVGPSEDSGEPRDLHCILITNPNEEGWKDPALEKLNSFCEESRNVNDWVPTITLPE, via the exons ATGACTCTGGAGGAGATCCACGGACAGCAGCCCATGCCTGCGGGCCACGACTG GATGCAGGGCGCCGGCACGGCCCTCCACGAGCTGCTGGTGTCAGCGCAGCGCCGAGGCTGCCTCACCGCCGGCGTCTACGAGTCGGCCAAGCTGATGAATGT CGACCCCGACAACGTCGCGTTCTGTGTGCTGGCCGCGGATCAGGAGGACGAGGGGGACATCGCCTTGCAGATCCACTTCACTCTGATCCAAGCTTTTTGCTGCGAGAACGACATCGACATCGTGCGGGTGAACGACGTGGCCAAGCTGGCGGCCATCGTGGGGCCCAGCGAGGACTCGGGGGAGCCGCGCGATCTGCACTGCATCCTCATCACG aaCCCGAATGAAGAAGGCTGGAAGGACCCAGCTCTGGAGAAGCTGAACTCGTTTTGCGAAGAGAGCAGGAATGTCAATGACTGGGTGCCAACTATCACCCTACCTGAGTGA